The following proteins are co-located in the Marinibacterium anthonyi genome:
- the ves gene encoding Various environmental stresses-induced protein, which yields MRLLARREYTCQPWRNGGGETAEIAVRPGAGSDFLWRLSLATITRSGPFSTFPGVSRLFTLVEGGPVSIRVGDAGSAEVAVGDGLKFPGDAPVRADLAGGPAMALNIMYRPEATRATIRRLSCIGPTRIQHEAATGESFLFLGGACRVEGGDVALETEAGDTLADVSGAGPLVVTPEEACMVYAIGFGGV from the coding sequence ATGCGCCTTCTTGCCCGGCGGGAGTACACGTGCCAGCCTTGGCGAAACGGCGGCGGAGAGACGGCCGAGATCGCCGTTCGCCCCGGTGCGGGAAGCGATTTCCTGTGGCGGCTGAGCCTGGCGACGATCACCCGGTCGGGGCCGTTTTCGACCTTTCCGGGCGTGTCGCGGTTATTCACCCTGGTCGAAGGCGGGCCGGTGTCGATACGGGTGGGCGACGCGGGGTCCGCCGAGGTGGCGGTGGGCGACGGGCTGAAATTTCCCGGCGACGCGCCGGTGCGGGCCGACCTGGCCGGGGGGCCGGCCATGGCGCTGAACATCATGTACCGCCCCGAGGCCACCCGCGCCACGATCCGCCGCCTGTCCTGCATCGGCCCGACCCGGATTCAGCACGAGGCGGCCACGGGGGAGAGCTTTCTGTTCCTCGGCGGAGCCTGCCGGGTCGAAGGCGGGGACGTGGCGCTGGAGACGGAGGCCGGGGATACGCTGGCCGATGTGTCGGGCGCGGGGCCGCTGGTGGTGACGCCGGAGGAGGCGTGCATGGTTTACGCGATCGGGTTTGGCGGGGTGTGA
- a CDS encoding death-on-curing family protein, producing MPRFEIQDDLESIVFLEREDVDFFHLEILETDEPDGYKGLGDLLGAIGRPKTSAYDESEADLVRIAAYYWHGISTSHGYLQGNKRTAFVSAVNFLLMNGVSFEASDSDLGPWIVCAVHAP from the coding sequence ATGCCAAGGTTTGAAATCCAAGACGATCTGGAGTCCATCGTCTTCCTTGAACGGGAAGACGTGGACTTTTTTCATTTGGAGATCCTGGAGACAGACGAGCCGGATGGGTACAAGGGGTTAGGCGACCTTCTTGGCGCCATCGGCCGTCCCAAGACCAGCGCCTACGACGAATCCGAGGCGGATCTGGTGAGAATCGCTGCGTATTACTGGCACGGCATCTCGACGTCGCATGGCTATCTTCAGGGCAACAAGCGCACGGCATTCGTCAGCGCAGTCAACTTCCTGCTGATGAACGGCGTCAGCTTTGAGGCGTCGGACAGTGACCTTGGTCCGTGGATCGTATGCGCCGTCCACGCCCCATAG